In one Sander lucioperca isolate FBNREF2018 chromosome 7, SLUC_FBN_1.2, whole genome shotgun sequence genomic region, the following are encoded:
- the psma1 gene encoding proteasome subunit alpha type-1, giving the protein MFRNQYDNDVTVWSPQGRIHQIEYAMEAVKQGSATVGLKSKTHAVLVALKRAQSELAAHQKKILHVDNHIGISIAGLTADARLLCNFMRQECLDSRFVFDRPLPASRLVSLIGSKTQIPTQRYGRRPYGVGLLIAGYDDMGPHIFQTCPSANYFDCKAMSIGARSQSARTYLERFMEKFSDCNLNDLVQHGLRALRETLPAEQDLTTKNVSIGIVGKDMEFVIYDDDDVAPFLEGLEERPQRKVAQPADEPAAAGEVAAEPMEH; this is encoded by the exons ATG TTCCGCAATCAGTACGACAACGACGTGACAGTATGGAGCCCACAG GGCCGTATTCATCAGATCGAGTATGCAATGGAGGCAGTGAAGCAAGGCTCTGCAACTGTAGGACTCAAATCCAAAACTCATGCAGTCCTGGTTGCATTAAAG AGAGCCCAGTCTGAACTAGCTGCCCACCAGAAGAAGATCCTCCATGTCGACAACCACATCGGCATCTCCATTGCTGGACTGACTGCTGATGCCAGACTGCTTTG TAACTTCATGCGTCAGGAGTGCTTGGACTCAAGATTTGTCTTCGACAGACCCCTCCCCGCGTCTCGTCTCGTCTCTCTTATTGGCAGCA AAACCCAAATCCCAACACAGAGATATGGAAGGAGGCCCTATGGCGTTGGACTCCTCATTGCTGGCTATGAT GACATGGGACCTCACATCTTCCAGACCTGCCCGTCAGCCAACTACTTTGACTGCAAAGCCATGTCCATCGGCGCGCGCTCTCAGTCTGCACGCACCTACCTGGAGAGATTCATGGAAAAGTTCTCCGACT GTAACCTGAACGATCTGGTCCAGCATGGGCTCCGTGCTCTCAGAGAAACCCTCCCAGCCGAGCAGGACCTCACTACCAAG AATGTTTCCATTGGCATTGTGGGGAAGGACATGGAGTTTGTcatttatgatgatgatgacgttGCCCCgttcctggagggactggaggAGAGGCCACAGAGAAAG GTTGCCCAGCCTGCAGACGAACCCGCCGCTGCGGGAGAGGTAGCTGCTGAGCCAATGGAGCACTGA